The DNA window CGGTCGGCGGCGGGACATTCGTCAGACTGAAGTTGGAATCGATCCGGACGCCAAAGCCCCCGGCCGAGCCCTTCTCGAACCCGAACTGGACGTTGCCGTTTCCGGTCGGGCTGGTCATCGGCGTGCCGCTGACGTCCTCCTGGAAGGCGCCCAGGACGCTGCCATTGGCATGAACCGGGAGCTTGAACTTGGCTTCCTCGGCTTGGGGCGGGGGCAGGTTCGCCGGGATCTGCGGCGCTTTCTCGCCGCCTTCCGGCGCCACCTTGGCTGGCCCGGAAGCGCCGGCGGCCGGTACCGCGATCTTGCCGCCGCCTTTCTCGGCCTCGATATAGTACTCGAACCCGTCGCCCGAGAAGGTCGATGTGTCGATTAAGCCCTCGTACACTTCCGACCCGGCTTCGGCCTTCATCGGCCGGGCCTGGAAGTCTTTGAGGCCGGGCGTGCGGAAATACAAGGTGACCCATTCAGCCCCGCCGCGGGCCGCGGCTTTCAGGGTGATCTTCCCCCCGGGGACGTATTTGGACACCAGGTTGTGCTCCAAGACCGGCGTTTGGAGAACGCTCGGCATCGGAGCGGCCGCGCCCGCGCTTGCGGCGGCCGGGCCGGCCCACGCGAAGGAGGCTGCGATCAACAGGAGAAGGGCTTTGCTTCTCGGGATCATGAGGGCTCCTTGGCGGTCGGGTGCAAAGAGCGGAGAAGACGGCCGAGCCCCCTCCCTCCTCTCTGGCCAATCATATGATCTTAAAATACCCATGTCGGGAACAAAGTCAAGACTTAGAGAGAAATCGCGAAGCCGGCGAAAGGGGGAAGGGGAGATGGCTGGGAAGCTAGGATTCGAACCTAGATTTCATGATCCAGAGTCATGAGTCCTGCCGTTGGACGACTTCCCAAACCGGCGAGGGGTCTATTATATGGAAATCGCCGCCGATTTCAAGCCTGCGTCGTCTTTTTCCGTCGGCTTGCGCCTCCTCCGGCCGCATGATAAGATTGTCGGCCGGATATGACTAAAAAGAATGTCTTTCGCTTCGCGCTGATCGGCCTCCTGACCGCGGTCTTCCTGTTCTTTTTCCTGCGCAGCATCAAGGATTGGCGCAAGGTCCTGGAGTATGTCGCCAACGTCGATTGGCGCTGGTTCATACCGGCCCTCTTGGCCACCCCGATCCATTTCTTCACCCGCGGCCTGCGCTGGAAGTACCTGCTCCATCACGAGAAGCGCGACGTCCGGTTCTCCAGCCTGTGGAAGGGAAACGTGGTCGGTTTCACGGTCACCTTCATCGGGGGACGATTGGGTGAGCTGGTCAAGCCCCTCTATGTCGCCAAACGCGAAGGCATGCGCCCCGGTTTCGTCATCGGCACGGCCGTGGTCGAGCGGGTTTTTGATATCATGACCATGACCATCTTGCTAGGTCTCTTCCTTCTTGGGCGCCCGCTTTTTGGGTCACGCATGCCGGTGACCGAAAGAGGCTTGTCCAAGCTGTATTTGTTCGGTGGCCTCGCGGTCGCCGTGGCCGTTCTGCTTCTGGCCATGATCCTGTGGTTCTACATCTATAAGGATAAAGCTCTGGCCTTGTCGGCCAAGGTCCTCCGCATCCTGCCCCTTAAGCTGCGGGACAAGATGATGGAGCTCCTGCGCGAGCTCATCGACGGCTTGAGGATCTTCCACAACATGGCCGACTTCCTGGCCTACGTGGGGCTGGGCTTCTTGGTTTGGTTGAGCATTATCTTCTATTATTGGCTGTACTTTTTCGCCTTCCGCTTCCCTGTCCCCTTCATTTGGGTCTTTCCCTACCTGTTCCTGACCGCGGTCGGGGCCTCCATACCGACGCCCGGAATGGCCGGCGGCTACCACATCATGAGCCAGCTCGCTCTGGTCGAGCTGCTTGGGATGGACAGCAACATGGCCGGCGGCTACACCATCGTCGTCCATCTTATCCAGCTTGTCCTTACCTGCCTGTTGGGCTATGCTATCCTCTGGAAGGAGGGCTTGAGCTTGTTCCAGCTCAAAAAATTGGGGGAGGCAATCGAAAAATGAGATGCCCATTCTGCGGTCATCCCGACAGCAAAGTCATAGACTCCCGGGAGAGCAAGAAGGGGATCAGCATCCGCCGCCGCCGCGAATGCGAGTCCTGCCGGCGCCGTTTCACGACCTATGAAAAGGTCGAGGAAATCCCCTACATGATCGTCAAGAAAGACGGCACCCGGCAGATGTTCGACCGCCAGAAGCTCCTCAAGGGCCTAATGAAGGCCTGCGAGAAGCGGCCCATCGCCCTGGCTAAGCTGGAGGAGATCGTCGAGGAGATCGAAGCCAAGCTCCAGGAGCGGCCGGACAAGGAGATGAAGGCGGCCGAGATCGGGCAATTCGTCATGGACCGGCTGCGCGACCTGGACAAGGTGGCTTATGTCCGGTTCGCCTCGGTCTACCGGGATTTCCGGGATGTGCAGGAATTCAAGACCGAGCTGGACACCCTGCTCAAGGATAAATAGCCCGGCCGATTGACAAACGGGCTCCCGCGCCTTATCTAATATCGTCCCATCCCCGCCTGCCGCCGTTCCGGCCGCGGGGGGCGGATCGAGGAAAATCGACGATGATCAAACGCATCAGACCCGTCACCCGAACTCAACGGATCGAAGGGGAGATTCAGCGACTGGTCAGCCAGGTGCTCTCGGAGCGCCCCGAGTTCATGGGCCTGGACGGGACTTGGTTCCTGCCCCTGGACGTCTACGAAACCGAGCGCGATATCGTCGTTGAAGCCGAGGTCCCCGGGATCGAGGCGGCCGACCTGCGCATCTCGCTGCGGGACAACCAGATCGAGATCCGGGGCCTGAAGCGGGAGGACCTGGCCGGCCTGCAGGCCCGGTACTTCCGCCTGGAGCGCGAATCGGGGCTTTTCCGCCGGACGCTGTCGTTGCCGGCGACGGTGGAGACGGAGAGGGCCACGGCGGCCCTGGAGAACGGCGTTCTGACGATTGTCATGCCCAAGGCCAAGGCGGGCTCGCCGCGGGACAA is part of the Candidatus Aminicenantes bacterium genome and encodes:
- a CDS encoding lysylphosphatidylglycerol synthase transmembrane domain-containing protein, with translation MTKKNVFRFALIGLLTAVFLFFFLRSIKDWRKVLEYVANVDWRWFIPALLATPIHFFTRGLRWKYLLHHEKRDVRFSSLWKGNVVGFTVTFIGGRLGELVKPLYVAKREGMRPGFVIGTAVVERVFDIMTMTILLGLFLLGRPLFGSRMPVTERGLSKLYLFGGLAVAVAVLLLAMILWFYIYKDKALALSAKVLRILPLKLRDKMMELLRELIDGLRIFHNMADFLAYVGLGFLVWLSIIFYYWLYFFAFRFPVPFIWVFPYLFLTAVGASIPTPGMAGGYHIMSQLALVELLGMDSNMAGGYTIVVHLIQLVLTCLLGYAILWKEGLSLFQLKKLGEAIEK
- a CDS encoding Hsp20/alpha crystallin family protein, producing MIKRIRPVTRTQRIEGEIQRLVSQVLSERPEFMGLDGTWFLPLDVYETERDIVVEAEVPGIEAADLRISLRDNQIEIRGLKREDLAGLQARYFRLERESGLFRRTLSLPATVETERATAALENGVLTIVMPKAKAGSPRDKVVPIGHPADPNGETNG
- the nrdR gene encoding transcriptional regulator NrdR → MRCPFCGHPDSKVIDSRESKKGISIRRRRECESCRRRFTTYEKVEEIPYMIVKKDGTRQMFDRQKLLKGLMKACEKRPIALAKLEEIVEEIEAKLQERPDKEMKAAEIGQFVMDRLRDLDKVAYVRFASVYRDFRDVQEFKTELDTLLKDK